The Sinomicrobium kalidii genome contains a region encoding:
- the gldD gene encoding gliding motility lipoprotein GldD, which translates to MKNKIRFTYISLTLLLLISCGKDHVPKPKAVLRLEYPEARYRPLETNCPFRFEKNTRAVIEEKRNCRLNIKYPDMKATVFLTYKPVDNNLRSLLIDAEKLTYDHVIKADEIGVGGQFENKQEHVYGRLYEVAGNAASQAQFYVTDSTSHFLTGSLYFYTKPNYDSILPAADYISKDIRRLMESFQWK; encoded by the coding sequence GTGAAAAACAAAATCCGTTTTACATACATCAGCCTCACACTATTACTACTCATCTCCTGTGGCAAGGACCACGTGCCCAAACCCAAAGCCGTGTTGCGGCTGGAATATCCGGAAGCCCGCTACAGGCCACTGGAGACAAACTGCCCTTTCCGGTTCGAAAAAAATACCAGGGCTGTGATCGAGGAGAAGCGTAATTGCCGTCTCAATATCAAATACCCGGACATGAAAGCTACTGTGTTCCTCACCTATAAACCCGTAGACAACAACCTCCGGTCGTTGCTTATCGATGCTGAAAAACTCACTTACGACCACGTTATCAAGGCCGATGAGATCGGGGTGGGCGGACAGTTTGAAAACAAACAGGAGCATGTATATGGCCGCTTGTATGAAGTTGCGGGCAATGCCGCATCACAGGCACAGTTTTACGTAACAGACAGTACTTCCCATTTCCTGACCGGGTCGCTTTACTTCTATACCAAACCGAATTACGACTCCATACTGCCGGCCGCAGATTACATCAGTAAAGATATCCGCAGACTGATGGAATCTTTCCAATGGAAATAA
- a CDS encoding zinc metalloprotease — translation MRKVCFAMAVLGLAMLSCDRDTDAGTTPEAEVNQEIDMSDFYVYAEEDNLASRPEAGGKSCYSMQMLKKQLDKDPGLYQRMYDIEKELRTFIASKKPDGVGNGNGNGNGGDDGGSDPVDDGMGTITIPVVVHVIYSNSQENISDAQINSQIQVLNNDFSASNNDITQVPAEFEGVVADSDIQFTLADVIRKSSTRTSWGTNDDMKHASEGGSDVVDPSTYLNIWVCNIGGGILGYAQFPGGDPDTDGVVISPQFFGSQGYVQAPFDKGRTATHEVGHWINLRHIWGDGRCNRDDFVADTPTSDRPNYGCPSYPTAHCRSNDMTMNYMDYVDDACMYMFSEGQKTRMRAIFAPGGARDSFVQ, via the coding sequence ATGAGAAAAGTATGTTTTGCCATGGCCGTTCTGGGCCTGGCTATGCTATCCTGTGACCGGGATACGGATGCGGGAACCACGCCGGAAGCTGAAGTGAATCAGGAAATAGACATGAGCGATTTTTATGTTTATGCCGAAGAGGATAATCTTGCTTCCAGGCCGGAAGCCGGCGGTAAGAGTTGTTATTCCATGCAGATGCTTAAAAAACAACTGGACAAGGACCCCGGACTCTATCAACGGATGTATGACATCGAAAAGGAGTTGAGAACTTTTATCGCATCCAAAAAGCCCGACGGTGTTGGTAATGGTAACGGAAACGGGAATGGAGGAGATGACGGGGGCAGCGATCCGGTAGACGATGGAATGGGTACCATAACCATCCCTGTAGTGGTACATGTAATTTACAGCAACTCGCAGGAGAATATCAGTGATGCACAGATTAATTCTCAAATTCAGGTGCTTAACAATGATTTCAGTGCATCTAACAACGACATCACACAGGTGCCTGCCGAGTTCGAAGGTGTTGTGGCAGATTCGGATATACAGTTTACACTAGCAGATGTTATTCGCAAATCTTCCACCAGGACGTCATGGGGCACAAATGATGATATGAAGCACGCTTCGGAAGGGGGCTCGGATGTAGTTGACCCTTCTACCTACTTGAATATCTGGGTGTGTAACATCGGCGGAGGCATACTCGGATATGCACAGTTCCCGGGAGGTGACCCGGATACCGACGGGGTGGTTATATCTCCCCAGTTTTTCGGTTCGCAGGGCTATGTCCAGGCTCCTTTTGACAAAGGAAGGACTGCAACCCATGAAGTGGGGCACTGGATCAACCTTCGTCATATTTGGGGCGACGGAAGATGTAACCGGGACGATTTTGTGGCCGATACCCCCACTTCCGACCGTCCCAACTACGGATGTCCTTCTTACCCCACCGCACACTGCCGCTCCAATGACATGACCATGAATTATATGGACTATGTGGACGATGCGTGTATGTATATGTTCTCCGAAGGTCAAAAAACCAGGATGAGAGCCATATTTGCCCCGGGAGGTGCCAGGGACAGTTTTGTACAGTAG
- a CDS encoding single-stranded DNA-binding protein → MSGTLNKVMLIGHLGDDVKMHYFEGGNSLGRFPLATNETYVNRQTGERVTNTEWHNIVVRNKAAEVCEKYLSKGDKIYVEGRIKTRQWQGEDGNTRYSTEIQVTDFTFLSTRKDNSENNFSQASSSPSAENTSAKKDPAPPQDTGEDDDLPF, encoded by the coding sequence ATGAGTGGAACACTGAACAAAGTAATGCTGATCGGGCATTTGGGAGATGATGTGAAAATGCATTATTTTGAAGGCGGAAATTCCCTGGGAAGATTCCCCCTGGCCACAAATGAAACCTATGTAAACAGGCAAACGGGAGAACGGGTAACCAATACCGAATGGCACAATATCGTGGTTCGGAACAAAGCCGCCGAAGTCTGTGAAAAATACCTGAGCAAAGGAGACAAGATATATGTTGAAGGACGTATAAAAACAAGGCAATGGCAGGGAGAAGACGGCAACACCAGGTATTCTACGGAAATACAGGTAACAGATTTTACCTTCCTGTCTACCCGAAAAGACAACAGTGAAAACAATTTCTCCCAGGCAAGCTCTTCCCCATCGGCTGAAAACACATCTGCAAAAAAAGATCCCGCTCCTCCGCAGGACACAGGAGAAGATGACGATTTACCGTTTTAA
- a CDS encoding gliding motility-associated protein GldE: MDPEPSSFLIFLSDIEGVSIFKIVILILLLICSALISGAEVAFFSLSQTDLNEESASKTSRGELIVKLLHRPKKLLATILIANNFINIAVVLIFSSLGSSFFGDINHKILGLIDVRFLIEVVAATALILLFGEILPKIYASRNRIKFVHFMAYPLLVLDKILSPLSIPMKASTSYLQDKLGRQKSNLSVDQLSHALELTSEEDTTREEQKILEGIVSFGNTDTKQVMCPRIDIFALGEDMKFPEVIREIIKNGYSRIPVFKDNVDNITGVLYVKDLLPHIDKKTLNWAKLKREAYFVPENKKLDDLLKEFQEMKMHLAIVVDEYGGTSGLVTLEDIIEEIVGDISDEFDDEDLIFSKLDENNYVFEGKTALKDFYRVLRLENEEIFEENKGESETIAGFVLEIAGKFPRVREKINFHDFTFVIEALDEKRIKQIKVTINN, from the coding sequence TTGGACCCTGAACCCTCGAGTTTTTTAATATTTCTTTCCGACATAGAAGGCGTAAGTATTTTTAAAATCGTCATACTTATACTGTTACTCATCTGCTCCGCACTGATATCGGGAGCAGAAGTAGCTTTCTTTTCTCTCTCACAGACCGATCTCAACGAGGAAAGCGCTTCAAAAACCAGCAGGGGCGAACTGATTGTAAAGCTGCTTCACAGGCCCAAAAAACTGCTGGCCACCATATTGATAGCCAATAACTTTATCAATATAGCTGTTGTATTGATATTCAGTTCACTGGGCAGTTCGTTTTTCGGGGACATCAACCATAAAATACTAGGACTTATAGACGTGAGATTCCTTATTGAAGTGGTAGCTGCCACCGCACTGATCCTCCTTTTCGGTGAAATCCTTCCCAAGATATATGCGAGCAGGAACCGGATAAAATTCGTACACTTCATGGCATACCCGCTTCTTGTCCTGGACAAAATCCTCTCGCCGCTGAGTATTCCCATGAAAGCCTCGACTTCCTATCTCCAGGACAAACTCGGAAGACAAAAAAGCAACCTGTCCGTAGATCAATTATCGCACGCCCTTGAACTCACCTCGGAGGAAGACACCACCAGGGAAGAACAAAAGATACTCGAAGGCATTGTCTCTTTCGGCAATACCGATACCAAACAGGTGATGTGCCCCCGGATTGATATTTTTGCACTCGGCGAGGATATGAAATTCCCCGAGGTAATCCGTGAAATCATAAAAAACGGATATTCCAGGATTCCGGTGTTCAAAGATAATGTAGACAACATTACCGGTGTCCTGTATGTAAAGGACCTCCTTCCCCATATCGATAAAAAAACCCTGAACTGGGCCAAACTTAAAAGGGAAGCCTACTTTGTGCCCGAAAACAAGAAACTGGACGACCTTCTCAAGGAATTCCAGGAAATGAAAATGCACCTGGCCATTGTGGTAGATGAATACGGCGGTACTTCCGGCCTGGTTACCCTCGAAGATATCATAGAGGAGATCGTGGGCGATATCAGTGATGAATTTGACGATGAAGACCTCATCTTCTCCAAACTTGATGAGAACAACTATGTCTTTGAAGGTAAAACCGCCCTGAAGGACTTTTACCGCGTGCTTCGCCTCGAAAATGAAGAAATATTCGAGGAGAATAAGGGAGAATCAGAGACCATCGCAGGGTTTGTACTCGAAATCGCAGGAAAATTTCCCCGGGTAAGGGAAAAAATAAACTTCCACGATTTTACGTTTGTTATAGAAGCCCTGGATGAAAAACGCATCAAGCAGATCAAGGTTACCATTAACAATTAG
- a CDS encoding HU family DNA-binding protein: protein MTKADIVAKISEKLGMEKGDVQATVESFMDEVKNSLESGDNVYLRGFGSFIIKTRAEKTGRNISKNTTIKIPAHNIPAFKPAKVFVEGVKTNVEVK from the coding sequence ATGACGAAAGCAGACATCGTAGCTAAGATTTCAGAAAAACTTGGCATGGAAAAAGGAGATGTACAGGCCACAGTAGAATCTTTCATGGACGAGGTGAAAAATTCATTGGAAAGCGGAGACAATGTATATTTACGGGGTTTTGGAAGCTTTATTATCAAAACAAGGGCTGAAAAAACAGGTAGAAATATCTCCAAGAACACTACCATAAAGATCCCCGCTCACAACATCCCCGCGTTTAAGCCTGCAAAAGTTTTTGTTGAGGGAGTAAAGACCAACGTGGAAGTTAAATAA
- the mutY gene encoding A/G-specific adenine glycosylase, translating to MTFSETIKGWYHRNKRELPWRRTTAPYKIWLSEIMLQQTRVDQGLPYYLKFEKAYPTVFDLANAPEEEVLKLWQGLGYYSRARNLHHTAKYIAFERNGQFPSSYKELLKLKGVGDYTASAIASISFNEAAPVVDGNVYRVLSRFFGVDIPINSTKGIKYFKQLAGELIDRDDPAVFNQGIMEFGAIQCKPKSPNCSVCPLNSGCVALRDNLVDQLPVKTKKAKLKHRYFNYLIIHNERETLLFRRTKKDIWQHLYEFPLIESDQALERDDIIRDPEFQKHIGENNYFKLSRYNQKSIVHKLSHQHIHTTFWSVYLENDIRGGIDKSEVKTYPVPVLIANFVREYEF from the coding sequence ATGACTTTTTCAGAGACAATCAAAGGCTGGTACCATCGAAACAAACGCGAACTTCCGTGGCGCAGGACCACAGCCCCATACAAGATATGGCTGTCGGAGATCATGCTGCAACAAACCCGTGTAGACCAGGGATTGCCCTACTATCTGAAGTTCGAAAAAGCCTATCCCACCGTTTTTGATCTTGCCAATGCCCCGGAGGAAGAGGTCCTGAAACTTTGGCAGGGATTGGGCTATTATTCCAGGGCCCGGAACCTGCACCACACGGCAAAATATATCGCTTTCGAACGAAACGGGCAGTTCCCGTCGTCTTACAAAGAGCTCCTGAAGCTAAAAGGAGTGGGAGATTATACGGCCAGTGCCATAGCTTCCATATCTTTTAACGAAGCCGCTCCCGTAGTGGACGGTAATGTATACAGGGTGCTTTCGCGCTTTTTCGGTGTCGACATTCCCATCAACTCCACAAAGGGCATTAAGTATTTCAAGCAACTTGCCGGTGAGCTCATAGACAGGGACGATCCTGCCGTTTTCAACCAGGGTATCATGGAGTTCGGAGCCATACAATGCAAGCCGAAATCACCGAACTGCTCCGTATGCCCGCTAAATTCCGGATGTGTAGCCCTGAGGGACAACCTCGTGGATCAACTGCCGGTAAAAACCAAGAAGGCAAAGCTGAAACACCGTTATTTCAACTACCTCATTATTCACAATGAACGCGAGACGCTGCTTTTCAGGAGAACAAAAAAAGACATATGGCAGCACCTGTATGAATTCCCTTTGATAGAATCGGACCAGGCCCTGGAAAGAGACGATATTATCCGGGACCCGGAATTTCAAAAGCACATCGGAGAGAACAATTACTTCAAACTGTCCCGTTACAATCAGAAATCCATTGTTCACAAACTATCGCACCAACACATACATACCACCTTCTGGAGCGTGTACCTGGAAAACGATATCCGGGGAGGAATCGATAAATCCGAAGTAAAAACATATCCTGTCCCCGTTTTAATTGCTAATTTTGTACGGGAATATGAATTTTGA
- a CDS encoding regulatory protein RecX, producing the protein MNKQSHTLDEAKRKLEHFCAYRERCHKEVVSKLQKMNMIPLAIDAVLVHLIENNFLNEGRFARSFARGKFRLKKWGKQRIVRELEWRDISAPNIREALREIDEENYMDTLHEIAEKKWEQIKESLPSGKKKTEALYRGRKKLSDYLLYRGWESHLVNEKVNELTR; encoded by the coding sequence ATGAACAAACAATCCCATACCCTTGACGAAGCCAAGCGAAAACTGGAGCATTTCTGTGCCTACCGGGAACGTTGCCATAAAGAAGTGGTGAGCAAACTTCAAAAAATGAACATGATCCCGTTGGCCATAGACGCTGTACTGGTACACCTGATCGAAAATAATTTTTTAAATGAGGGACGCTTTGCCCGTAGTTTTGCCCGTGGAAAATTTCGCCTTAAAAAATGGGGGAAACAGCGTATTGTCAGGGAACTTGAATGGAGGGATATCTCCGCGCCCAACATACGGGAGGCACTCAGGGAGATCGACGAAGAAAATTATATGGATACGCTCCATGAAATTGCAGAGAAAAAGTGGGAGCAAATAAAGGAAAGCCTTCCTTCGGGTAAAAAAAAGACCGAAGCTCTTTACCGTGGCAGGAAAAAATTATCGGATTACCTGTTGTACAGGGGCTGGGAAAGTCATCTGGTCAATGAAAAGGTAAACGAACTGACCCGGTAA
- a CDS encoding cupin-like domain-containing protein has protein sequence MQLQEIPRVKNITKEDFLARYVKPQKPVVIQELTKEWSAYEKWHFDYIDKIAGDRVVPLYDDRPVSHEDGFNEPHARMKMGEYIRLLETTSTNYRIFLYNLMKEVPSLQEDFEWPQIGLRLVKQLPMLFFGGENSRVFMHFDIDYSNILHFHFHGKKQCIILPPDQSKYMYKIPHSLISREDIDFDNPDYDKWPALKHAKGYIANLEHGEMLYMPEGYWHYMKYLSPGFSMSLRAFPRQPMNLAKAAYNVLIMRHFDNFMRKRKGQAWIDYKNEQAVIRTHKELGIPV, from the coding sequence ATGCAACTGCAGGAGATCCCTCGTGTAAAAAACATCACAAAGGAGGACTTTTTAGCCCGGTATGTAAAGCCCCAAAAGCCTGTGGTTATCCAGGAGCTCACCAAAGAGTGGAGTGCCTATGAGAAATGGCATTTCGACTATATAGATAAAATAGCCGGAGACCGTGTGGTCCCCCTTTATGACGACCGCCCTGTCAGCCACGAAGACGGTTTTAACGAACCGCATGCCAGAATGAAAATGGGCGAATACATTAGACTTCTTGAAACAACGTCTACCAATTACAGAATATTTCTCTATAACCTGATGAAAGAAGTCCCTTCCTTACAGGAGGATTTTGAATGGCCACAAATAGGATTAAGGTTGGTAAAACAACTTCCCATGTTGTTCTTTGGCGGGGAGAACAGCCGGGTATTCATGCATTTTGACATTGATTATTCCAATATACTGCACTTTCACTTTCACGGAAAGAAACAGTGTATTATCCTTCCTCCGGATCAGTCGAAATACATGTACAAAATCCCGCATTCACTGATTTCAAGGGAAGATATCGATTTCGACAACCCGGATTACGACAAATGGCCGGCCCTAAAACACGCCAAAGGATATATTGCCAATCTGGAACATGGTGAAATGCTTTATATGCCGGAAGGTTACTGGCATTACATGAAATACCTCAGCCCGGGATTTTCTATGAGCCTCCGGGCATTTCCCAGGCAGCCCATGAACCTGGCAAAAGCGGCATACAACGTACTTATCATGCGGCATTTTGACAACTTTATGCGCAAACGCAAAGGACAGGCATGGATAGATTACAAAAACGAGCAAGCTGTTATAAGGACTCATAAAGAACTTGGTATCCCGGTATAG
- a CDS encoding glycoside hydrolase family 88 protein — MKPRFALLFIMIMIWMGCTEKPTKTPQTTLDVTQAHYDSLYAAIAPLKNGKKMMPRTTRNGKLVTVGIYDWTSGFFPASLWNLYGLTKKKKWKDRAVEYTEKLDSIQYWEGNHDVGFIMECTYGNALKYTDSPVYDSVIVQTARSLSTRFRPQAGVLQSWDWSKKWDCPVIIDNMMNLELLFHATRISGDSTYYNIAVSHADTTLKNHYREDNSSYHVLDYDTETGKVLQKNTHQGLSDNSAWARGQAWGLYGFTMCYRETGDSRYLEHAQKIADFIQNHPNLPKDKIPYWDYDAPASENTPRDASAAAIAASALYELSTFTENEKAQIHRNFADQIVTSLSSPAYFAALGDNADFLLMHSVGSKPHDVEVDVPLNYADYYFLEALLRKKETDGSEKDKH, encoded by the coding sequence ATGAAACCCAGGTTTGCACTTCTTTTTATAATGATTATGATCTGGATGGGCTGCACCGAAAAGCCCACCAAAACACCTCAAACCACCCTGGATGTCACCCAGGCCCATTACGATTCCCTCTATGCAGCCATCGCACCACTGAAAAACGGTAAAAAAATGATGCCCCGCACCACCCGTAACGGAAAACTCGTTACCGTAGGCATTTACGACTGGACCAGCGGTTTTTTCCCGGCTTCTTTATGGAATTTATACGGGCTCACCAAAAAGAAAAAATGGAAAGACCGCGCTGTGGAATACACTGAAAAACTCGATTCCATTCAATATTGGGAAGGAAACCACGATGTCGGTTTCATTATGGAATGTACTTACGGAAATGCATTAAAATACACGGATTCGCCCGTATATGACTCGGTAATTGTACAGACCGCGAGATCGCTCTCTACCAGGTTCAGGCCACAAGCCGGGGTACTCCAGTCCTGGGACTGGAGCAAGAAGTGGGATTGCCCCGTTATCATAGACAATATGATGAACCTCGAGCTGCTTTTTCATGCCACCAGAATCTCGGGAGATTCAACTTATTACAATATTGCGGTCTCCCATGCCGATACTACACTGAAAAATCACTATCGCGAAGATAACAGTTCCTATCATGTTCTGGACTACGACACGGAAACAGGTAAAGTACTGCAAAAGAACACCCATCAGGGGCTCAGTGACAATTCTGCCTGGGCACGTGGACAGGCCTGGGGACTTTACGGTTTTACCATGTGTTACCGGGAGACCGGGGATTCCAGATACCTGGAACACGCACAAAAAATAGCCGATTTCATCCAAAATCATCCGAACCTGCCGAAAGATAAAATCCCGTACTGGGATTATGATGCCCCGGCTTCCGAAAATACGCCAAGGGATGCCTCCGCAGCAGCCATAGCAGCATCCGCACTCTATGAACTCAGTACCTTTACCGAAAACGAAAAAGCACAAATACACCGGAACTTTGCCGATCAAATCGTAACGAGCCTCAGTTCTCCGGCATATTTTGCCGCATTAGGGGACAACGCCGATTTTCTCCTGATGCACTCCGTAGGAAGCAAGCCCCACGACGTGGAAGTCGATGTCCCACTGAATTATGCAGACTATTACTTCCTGGAAGCCCTGCTCCGGAAAAAGGAAACTGATGGAAGTGAAAAGGACAAACACTGA
- a CDS encoding Rne/Rng family ribonuclease — MNKELIVRSGSSDVDFAFLKDGKLIELHKEEDSSDFAVGDIMLAKIRKPVSGLNAAFVNVGYEKDAFLHYHDLGPKLPSLLKFIKRVSTGKLKDFSLKDFPFEQDIDKNGSIVNVLKSNQSILVQIVKEPISTKGPRISSELSIAGRYLVLVPFSDRISVSQKIESKEEKDRLKRLVQSIRPKGFGVIVRTVAEGKKVAELDKDLHNLYLRWIAMCKKIHKAGHPSKVLSEMNRAASILRDVFNDSFTGIHVDDETLYYQIKDYVHEIAPEKESIVKLYESRVPIFEKYGIERQIKTSFGKTVSMSKGAYLVIEHTEALHVIDVNSGNRSNKAKSQEETALEVNLIAASEIARQLRLRDMGGIIVVDFIDMTNQENRRKLYDHFREEMKEDRAKHKILPPSKFGLIQITRQRVRQEMNIKTREENPNGNGEIEAPIVIIDKISADLEKIIQSKGFKNGIVLNVHPFIAAYLTKGFPSIRSKWFLEHKKWVKILPRDAYTYLEYRFKDKKGTVLS; from the coding sequence GTGAATAAGGAATTAATAGTGAGATCTGGTTCCTCTGACGTTGATTTTGCCTTTTTAAAGGATGGAAAACTTATTGAATTACATAAGGAAGAGGACAGCAGTGATTTTGCTGTTGGCGATATTATGCTCGCCAAGATCAGAAAACCTGTTTCCGGGCTCAATGCTGCTTTTGTAAATGTAGGATACGAGAAAGATGCGTTTTTGCATTATCATGATCTCGGACCTAAATTACCTTCTTTATTGAAATTCATAAAACGTGTAAGCACAGGTAAATTAAAAGACTTTTCATTAAAGGACTTCCCATTTGAGCAGGATATAGACAAGAATGGAAGCATAGTCAATGTGCTTAAATCCAATCAGTCTATATTGGTACAAATTGTAAAAGAGCCTATTTCCACCAAAGGTCCCAGGATCAGTTCCGAGCTTTCCATAGCCGGAAGATATCTGGTACTGGTTCCGTTTTCCGACCGTATCTCGGTTTCTCAGAAAATCGAGAGTAAAGAAGAAAAAGACCGGTTAAAAAGGCTCGTGCAAAGCATCAGACCCAAAGGGTTCGGTGTTATAGTTCGTACCGTTGCAGAAGGCAAAAAAGTCGCAGAACTGGATAAAGATTTACACAACCTGTACCTTAGATGGATAGCGATGTGTAAAAAAATCCACAAAGCGGGACATCCGTCCAAAGTATTGAGTGAAATGAATCGTGCAGCATCCATTTTAAGGGATGTGTTTAACGATTCGTTTACGGGAATACACGTGGACGATGAAACGCTTTATTATCAAATTAAAGATTACGTGCATGAAATTGCACCGGAAAAAGAATCTATCGTGAAATTGTATGAATCCCGTGTTCCCATATTTGAAAAATACGGGATTGAAAGACAAATTAAAACTTCTTTCGGAAAAACTGTTTCCATGAGCAAGGGTGCTTATTTGGTTATTGAACATACCGAAGCCCTGCATGTTATTGATGTAAACAGCGGTAACCGGTCTAATAAAGCCAAGTCCCAGGAAGAGACAGCGCTGGAAGTAAACCTTATAGCAGCCAGCGAAATTGCAAGACAACTGAGGTTGCGGGATATGGGCGGTATAATTGTCGTCGACTTTATAGATATGACAAACCAGGAAAACCGCAGAAAGCTCTATGATCACTTTAGAGAGGAAATGAAGGAAGACAGGGCCAAGCACAAGATCTTACCCCCTAGTAAATTTGGCCTTATACAAATCACGAGGCAGAGAGTGAGACAAGAAATGAACATTAAAACCAGGGAAGAGAATCCCAATGGTAACGGAGAAATAGAAGCTCCCATAGTGATAATAGATAAGATCTCTGCCGATCTTGAAAAAATTATACAGAGTAAAGGCTTCAAAAACGGTATAGTGCTCAATGTGCACCCGTTTATTGCAGCCTATTTAACCAAAGGATTTCCATCCATCCGTTCTAAGTGGTTCTTAGAACACAAAAAATGGGTAAAAATTTTACCAAGAGACGCTTACACATACTTGGAATACCGATTTAAAGATAAAAAAGGAACTGTTTTATCTTAA
- a CDS encoding SufE family protein, with protein sequence MTINEIQEEIVEEFSMFDDWMQRYEYMIELGKSLPLIDEKYKIDDNLIKGCQSRVWVHAELREDKLCFTADSDAIITKGIIAILIRAFSNQAPKDIIEADTGFIDEIGLKEHLSPTRANGLVNMVKQLKMYAIAYQTQLN encoded by the coding sequence ATGACGATTAACGAGATTCAGGAAGAGATAGTTGAGGAGTTCTCCATGTTCGACGACTGGATGCAGCGCTATGAATACATGATAGAGCTCGGCAAGTCCCTTCCCCTGATCGATGAAAAATACAAGATTGATGATAACCTTATAAAGGGATGCCAGAGCAGGGTATGGGTGCACGCCGAACTCCGGGAAGACAAGTTGTGTTTTACGGCAGACAGTGATGCCATAATAACCAAAGGCATCATTGCCATATTGATAAGGGCTTTTTCCAACCAGGCGCCCAAAGACATTATTGAGGCCGATACGGGCTTTATCGACGAGATAGGATTAAAAGAGCACTTATCGCCAACCCGTGCCAACGGATTGGTGAATATGGTGAAGCAACTGAAAATGTATGCCATAGCATACCAGACGCAGTTGAATTGA
- a CDS encoding LacI family DNA-binding transcriptional regulator, whose product MKKGNPTIHEIARALNINSSTVSRALNNSSRVTQKTKEKVWAKARELGYQRNLLASNLRRSRSNTIGVVIPRISRHFFSSTIAGIEEAAFAAGFNVIICQSLEKLDREKSIVKNLIANRVDGILISVSMETTDSKHLEYFRDNGTPLVFFDRHCEDMPDASKVLIDDRQAAYDAVEHLIARGCKKIAHFSGPQELEIYKNRLKGYRQALKDHQIPYSSKLVFPSRLMEADGYDSARKLLKNNADIDGIFSANDVSAIGAVKYLKKQGKRIPEDIAIVGFSNEPISEVIEPSLTTVDQSGFEIGKIACDLLVNNIRNEADAKVLNKAIVLKTTLIERGSTQRN is encoded by the coding sequence ATGAAAAAAGGGAACCCAACCATACATGAAATAGCCAGGGCCCTGAATATTAACAGTTCAACTGTATCAAGGGCCCTGAACAACAGCAGCAGGGTAACTCAGAAAACCAAGGAAAAAGTATGGGCCAAGGCCAGGGAGCTCGGTTATCAGCGCAATCTTCTGGCCTCGAACCTGCGCAGGAGCCGGAGCAATACCATAGGCGTGGTAATCCCCAGGATATCACGGCACTTCTTCTCTTCCACTATTGCAGGAATAGAAGAGGCTGCTTTTGCAGCAGGGTTCAATGTCATTATATGTCAGTCCCTGGAAAAACTGGATCGTGAAAAAAGCATCGTCAAAAACCTGATCGCAAACCGCGTTGACGGTATTCTTATCTCCGTTTCAATGGAAACCACCGACAGCAAACATCTTGAATATTTTCGGGACAACGGAACTCCCCTCGTTTTTTTCGACCGTCATTGCGAAGACATGCCAGACGCCAGCAAGGTGCTTATAGACGACCGTCAGGCTGCTTATGATGCAGTAGAACATCTCATTGCCAGGGGATGCAAAAAAATAGCCCACTTCTCGGGGCCTCAGGAACTCGAAATTTATAAAAACCGCCTCAAAGGATACAGGCAGGCCCTTAAAGATCACCAGATCCCATACAGCAGTAAACTTGTCTTTCCCTCAAGACTTATGGAGGCAGACGGATATGATTCCGCCCGGAAACTCCTGAAAAACAATGCCGATATTGACGGTATTTTCTCCGCCAATGATGTATCGGCCATCGGTGCTGTAAAATACCTGAAGAAACAAGGAAAACGCATACCGGAGGATATTGCCATAGTAGGATTCAGCAACGAACCTATTTCAGAAGTTATCGAACCCTCACTCACTACGGTAGATCAATCGGGATTTGAAATCGGAAAAATAGCCTGTGACCTGCTTGTAAACAATATCAGGAACGAAGCCGATGCCAAAGTGCTCAACAAGGCCATTGTATTAAAAACCACCCTGATCGAACGCGGTTCCACACAAAGGAACTGA